The Acomys russatus chromosome X, mAcoRus1.1, whole genome shotgun sequence genome segment AGCAGAAACTTGAAGATGCTACCCAAAGGGCAAAATACCCTTCCCAATATGAGCAGGAGTTCAATCACTGGAACTACCTCAGCACTGGACTTCTCCTCCAGTAGACTCCTCTGGAatatgagagaagaaagcagtgaAGATTTGTCAATCAGTAAAGGCGATTATTTGGCTCTATGGGGGAAGAAAATCAGTCAGCTGTGGCAAAGGGATCTTTTGCTGTGGGAGATTTATTtagcctatttctttttctttcttctgttgggaggtggggtgggggttaagCCTAGAGCTTTATGCACACCAAAcaagtgcgctctctctctctctctctctctctctctctctctctctctctctctctctctctctctctctctctctctgcgtgcatgtctgtctctgtctctgtctgtctctctctctctgtctctctgtgtgtgtgtgtgtgtgtgtgtgtgtgtgtgtgagagagagagagagagagagagagagagagcgagctttatgtacattaaataagtgttctgtattctttcttttgtgtgtgtgtgtgtgtgtgtgtgtgtgtgtgtgtgtgacagggatCGAGCCCAGAGTGTTATGTATGATAAACAACTGCTCTGTCATTGTGCTACAGCCCcagcacttttattttattactttttgttttttattataatttatttacattgcatcttgattgtaatcccctcactcttatcttcctgttcccatcttcccctctcttctgccctgttcccctccctatTTTAACTTTAATAAAGGTCTAAGTAGCTTTCCCAgtctggctttgagctcactCTGTTGCTCAAGCAGACCTTGAATTCAAGATCCTCCTGCTCCAGTCTCCCACGTAGGTGGGATTAAAAACTtaggccaccaggcctggcttttttcttttctgcaaatcaaaagtttgttaaaaaaaaaaaaaaaacacttcagagGGTAATTCCACCCCTTTATACCttcttactattttttatttttcctttgtgccTTAGAATAATACTACAGAGACATTCAGGTAGATGCTgacatatatgcatttatttattgacaaAGAAGGCCACAACATTCATTTTGGTGGAAAAATACAGCATATAGAACAACACTTATATTTGATCACTTTTGTCTATACACATATCTATCTACGAACATAGGTATAGAGAAATATTTAGAAGGATAGTCACCAAAGGGCTGACACTTGTTGCACAAGGTAGAACGTTTGGGGtactttgtacttttttttttttttttttgtaatttgtacTTTTAACAACTTCCTTTCTTACTTGAAGATTGAACAATGAACAATACCACTTTCACAAAGAGAATAAAGCCACCAAGGAGATAGGTTCACACGGAAAATAGACTCTTAAGCAATAAGGAAAGGGAATGACAGCATAGGTCAGGCCATCTCTCTTTACTGTACTGGTACTCAAGACCCTTTCTCCACCCCAAAAGAAAGCCACTTTGTGGATTTATTCATGCAATTAGAAGTCAGTCTGTcccccccccaacttttccatCATTGAACTTTGAGTACAGGTAAGGGTTCATTTAAGGCTGGAGTATAGCTAGCATCTTACTGTGGTTCAGAGGGGCCAATGGGCTCTCCAGTAGCCTCTCTTGCCCTTTCCTCCTCTGTATGTGTCAGCTCCTGCAGGGTGATGATCAGATTCTCAAAAACCTGAGctttgtcattgtcattgtcacaGGTTTCTTTTGAGTGGCCCTCCTCACCACAATGGGAACAGTGAACTGTATGTTTTCGCTTCCTGGTTCTACGCAGCTCCCCAAAACTATTGTTTTTGCGCCCCGAACCACTGCTGGTAGAAGGAAACTGAATCTCAGGAATGTTGGGGGACTCAATGACCAGCACTTGGTCCTCAGATACAGCCCTGCCTAGGAAGGAAGGGGCACTTGAGGACGGCAGTGGTGGGTCCCCAGACTCCACCAGGATGACATCTTCATCTGAATCATCAGGAGAGTCATCTATCTCAATCACGTTGCAGTCAGTACTGCTGATCATTATTGGTGAGGAGCCCTGAAATGCCACAGGGCTGAGTGCCCTCTCCATCACTGACTCAGATGTTCTGGGCCGCTTCCTTTGCATAAAAGTGTCATCCCAATCCTCTTCCTCCCGGACCATCCTGATTAACTCCAGGAAATCAGGAAGGTGCTCTGGCTCATTTGCATACATCCTGAGGAGACCCTTAAGCCTGAGTCGAAGGTCTCTACTCAGCTCAGCCCCTACAAGGAGCTGGTGCAAACGAGCCttgtttgcctctctctctgcaaagACCCCTGCCTGGATAGCATTCTGCAGCTGCACCTCTAACCGGATCACATATAGAGACGGCTTCTCTCCATGTGCCTGAACAGTGTTAAAAAATTTACCATGGGCTGTCACACTGCTCTCAGACTCCCCAAAGACCAGTTTCATTGCCCGCAAAAAATCTGCCACATTTAGGGTGGGATTGGCAGCTTGGAGCAAACGCATGACCTCCCTGGCAGGGCCCCTAAGGGTTCTCATTAGGCGCTTGACCTTTTCCTCCTCAGGCATATGCCAATCAGGCAGGACGCTGGTGACCTGGCTCAGCCAGTTCTCAAAGGTTTCTTCCCCCGGGGCTGGCTCTGCCCTCCCAGAGAACAGCCTCATGTTTCTCTCTGCCATGCTGGCCATTAAAGGACCAAGACTCCTCCCCAGGGACCTCAGCATGGAATGAGCCCAAGGTGGCAAGGGTGAATTCTGCCCCCGACTGTTACCCATACGTGCAAGGATGCTAGCCATGCCTGACAACAGTGATAGGATATCTCAATACAAGATGCTCAGGGCGGTTTAGATAACACAAAGCAAAACGCCTTCTCTTCCTTTGGGTGCAGCCGGCTCCAATCTCAGTAGGGgctgcaaaaaagaaaatgggagggggggattAATAAGGGAACAGGCTACAGCTGTAATTAGTGTACCCCGATCACCCAAATATCTGTCCACTGTTCTAAAAATACCAGGAGGAGATTAATTACAGACCCTGTGCTTTTTACAGCCACGTCATCCAAACCCTCCCGCCAGTCCTGCGAAAGGAAGCACAACTGTTGCTTCGATTCTGGATTTAATGGTGTGTGGGCTGTCAAAATAAAGCACAGTGGTCACAAATTcgcagaggttaaaaaaaagagaccTCGTTAAGGTCACAATCTCTGGTCTCGATCACACGCCCCTCTCAAAGCTTTCTGAccacacactccccaccccaccaggtCCCCGTGATTTCTCAGGTTCTTACACCAGCTGGGAAAGTGGAGTATTTCTTGCCTCTGCAACCTGTGTCCTCTTGTAAGAAAGCTTGTTTCCAGGGTACAATTGACCGACCTAAGTCAACAGGGGGGTCGCAGATCCTGGTACTCAGGACATCAAAACTGCGCCACACCAGAGAAGACAAGGGAGGGGTCAGAAACAGACTCCGTCGTCATCGTCCTCCTGATACTCCCTCCCACCCCGCTCTCTCCTCCCGCCCACTTCTGCTGTCACCAGGCAGAAAatcccccctcccaccttctGAACACAATCCAAAATGATATCCCACCTTCCCCGACTCCCCCCAAACCACGCATTGCACCCGGAGACACCATCAGCCTACCCAGCTCCACAATCAGAGGCACCAAATTCGAGTTCAGATTCTGCTTTGATGGACTGCTATCGAGAAAGAGAAGAGTTGGACACACCCACCCCTACAGTGCTCAGAGAAATTAGAGGAGATGCATAGGGGGTTCGCGGCAAACATAATCTCTTCTCCCTCATCCCCCAGGGGGCCTCTTCCCCAACCCCTTTCCTGGCCAGGCAAACCCTACCAAGTGGCTTCTTCCAGGTCAATCCCAATGTGGCCAGGCCATGCAAATACTCCTTCGCCAGCTTCACGATTGCCGATTCTGAGGCAAGGAGCCGCCTCGTACCCGccgatccccacccccacccccgccttatTTCCCCTCTCCACACCAAGGAATCCCGTCTCCGCCACCCCCCAACGTTTTAAACCTGCGATCTGCTGGTGGCCAGCGGCGGTTGCGATCCCTTCGGCTATGGATTCTGCCTTTTAATCCCGTCGCCCTGCAGAAGAAAAGTGCTGGCGCCTCCCAAGCCGCTAGGCGACCCGAAGCTACCAGAAAGGGCTGCTTTACCCAGCCACCTACCCAGAGGTAACCGGAATAGAGTAGCGCAGTTCCCAGGGCAGCTGCAGTGCTTTTATCAGCTGCCTAACGACACAAAGAGTGTGACGAGCGGGCCAGCGGAGCCAATCAGTGGAGTGCCAGGGCGGTTCCAAGCGTTCCGAAGCCCAAGGGTCCTGGTAGGCAGAAGCACGGGAGGGAGGAAgcggaggcgggggtgggggtggggtgggggggggaatgcaACAGGCTCAGGTAGCCAGTGAGGCAAGGCTAGTTTAGAGAGCTAATTTGCATGGCACCCCTGGGCTCCTGATtctttccctctactcttcctttctgcctttccttctctgtcttggcCCAGTATTGTGTCTTAAGGccaggtatgtatgtatgacaaAGATGTAGCCCAAATCAGGTAAAACAGTCAAAGGAGGGAGATGTTAGGCTCCTTAGCTGCCTGCCTCAGAAACGTTTGGGCAGTTGGGCAAGACAGTGCACCTCTGTAATCCAAACTCTCAGAATTCGTGGCCAGTCTGAGCTCCATAAGACCCtgttaaaagaattattttgaaGCCGCCTCTGGTTGCTCATTCCAGCAGTCACTACCCTTGGGAGAGGTGTataggaggatcaggaatttagGGCCAGCTTTAGCTACTtagggagttcaagaccagcctgggatgtaCATGAGACTCTGAttcaatatatatgaaaattttaaaaagaatctttggGATCTTGTTAGGAATGCAGGCAGATTCTTGGATCCCAGCTCTAGGGGATTGTGGGTTACTTAGGGACTTAGGGCACaactttgtgttttatattttgaactGA includes the following:
- the Zcchc12 gene encoding zinc finger CCHC domain-containing protein 12, coding for MASILARMGNSRGQNSPLPPWAHSMLRSLGRSLGPLMASMAERNMRLFSGRAEPAPGEETFENWLSQVTSVLPDWHMPEEEKVKRLMRTLRGPAREVMRLLQAANPTLNVADFLRAMKLVFGESESSVTAHGKFFNTVQAHGEKPSLYVIRLEVQLQNAIQAGVFAEREANKARLHQLLVGAELSRDLRLRLKGLLRMYANEPEHLPDFLELIRMVREEEDWDDTFMQRKRPRTSESVMERALSPVAFQGSSPIMISSTDCNVIEIDDSPDDSDEDVILVESGDPPLPSSSAPSFLGRAVSEDQVLVIESPNIPEIQFPSTSSGSGRKNNSFGELRRTRKRKHTVHCSHCGEEGHSKETCDNDNDKAQVFENLIITLQELTHTEEERAREATGEPIGPSEPQ